One part of the Deinococcota bacterium genome encodes these proteins:
- a CDS encoding NADH-quinone oxidoreductase subunit M: MANDLLAMDQVGLPVLSLLVLFPLFAAAALLALRDDRFATRVAVVAGVLEFAAATALALAFDAGTPGMQFVERLHLLPGLTWHVGVDGVSILFLPLTALLTLMVLAYAEHNIPAVRAPGDPPITGTARGYCAAILALQATMLGAFVALDLLVFWAFFAAELIPGWFLITRWGTGPGRREAAHHFVGFVGAGAALMLVGILLVGRAHDVATGQGISFELSRLLEAGLSPAAQWWPFVLIALGLAVKAPLFPFHAWLPKVLEQGPVVGLSVFLVGVKLGTYGFVRFVIPLFPDAAHASLWAMVAFGAVSVVYGAFLALGQTNLRRLLAFASVSHMGVVMLGLFSLNLDGFEGGLLQMINLGIVGAGLFFVAGFLSARIGQPELVSLGGLVHSAPLMTLAFLVIVLAGVGLPGTNGFNGEHLVILGGYRRSWWIAVVAGLGLFLTAAYSLSYFIRGFMGDRRERVAERIYDLTRGELAIVATLAALIFWIGLATSPFVQTIRPPLTWLEDVVEAVPSRAIEMDIR, translated from the coding sequence ATGGCCAACGACCTGCTGGCCATGGATCAAGTCGGGCTGCCTGTCCTGAGCCTCCTCGTCTTGTTCCCGCTGTTTGCAGCGGCTGCGCTGCTGGCGCTGCGGGACGACCGCTTTGCAACAAGGGTCGCCGTCGTCGCGGGGGTGCTGGAGTTTGCCGCTGCGACTGCGCTGGCGCTGGCGTTCGACGCCGGAACCCCTGGCATGCAGTTCGTCGAGCGGCTTCACCTCCTGCCCGGTCTCACCTGGCACGTCGGAGTCGACGGCGTCAGCATCTTGTTCCTGCCGCTGACCGCCCTCCTCACGCTGATGGTGCTCGCGTACGCGGAGCACAACATCCCCGCGGTCAGGGCTCCCGGCGACCCTCCGATCACCGGGACGGCGCGTGGTTACTGCGCTGCGATCCTCGCCCTCCAGGCGACCATGTTGGGGGCCTTTGTCGCGCTCGACCTCTTGGTCTTCTGGGCTTTCTTCGCCGCAGAGCTAATCCCGGGTTGGTTCCTCATCACGCGCTGGGGGACCGGTCCAGGGCGTCGCGAGGCGGCGCATCATTTTGTCGGTTTCGTTGGGGCAGGCGCGGCGCTCATGCTGGTGGGCATCTTGCTGGTGGGCCGCGCCCACGACGTTGCCACGGGCCAAGGCATCTCGTTCGAACTGAGTCGGCTGCTCGAGGCCGGCTTGTCTCCGGCAGCCCAGTGGTGGCCGTTCGTGCTGATAGCGCTCGGGCTCGCGGTCAAGGCGCCGCTCTTTCCCTTCCACGCCTGGTTGCCGAAGGTGCTGGAACAGGGGCCGGTCGTCGGCTTGAGCGTCTTCCTCGTCGGCGTGAAGTTGGGAACCTACGGGTTTGTGCGCTTCGTCATCCCCTTGTTCCCGGACGCGGCGCACGCCTCGCTGTGGGCCATGGTTGCTTTCGGCGCGGTCAGCGTGGTCTACGGGGCTTTTCTTGCCTTGGGTCAGACGAACCTCCGGCGCCTGCTGGCGTTTGCCAGCGTCTCGCACATGGGCGTGGTGATGCTCGGGCTGTTTTCGTTGAACCTCGACGGCTTCGAGGGGGGGCTGCTGCAGATGATCAACTTGGGGATCGTGGGAGCGGGGCTGTTCTTCGTAGCCGGATTCCTGTCTGCCCGGATCGGCCAGCCAGAACTCGTCTCGCTTGGAGGGCTCGTCCACTCTGCGCCGCTCATGACCTTGGCTTTCTTGGTGATCGTGCTGGCGGGTGTCGGCCTGCCGGGCACCAACGGCTTCAACGGAGAACATCTCGTCATCCTTGGCGGCTACCGGCGGAGCTGGTGGATCGCCGTCGTCGCCGGCCTCGGACTTTTCCTGACGGCGGCCTACTCGCTGTCGTACTTCATCCGCGGCTTCATGGGTGACAGGCGCGAGAGGGTCGCGGAGCGCATCTACGACCTCACACGGGGCGAGCTCGCCATTGTCGCCACGCTCGCCGCCTTGATCTTTTGGATCGGGCTCGCCACCAGCCCCTTCGTCCAGACGATCCGCCCGCCGCTGACTTGGCTCGAGGACGTCGTCGAAGCGGTACCCTCCCGCGCCATCGAAATGGACATCCGCTAA